In the genome of Streptomyces sp. P3, the window CGATGGCGCTGGTCCGCAACCTGCGCAACTTCGACGAGGCAGGAGTCTCCGACGAGGTCGCCGCCCAGGTGGCGGCGAGGATCAGCGACCCGGCGGAGGTCGCGCGCTCGCGGCAGTTCCCGTTCCGGTACCTCGCCGCGTACCAGCACGCGCCCTCGCTGCGCTGGGCGTACCCGCTGGAGCGGGCGCTCGGCCACTCGCTGGCCAACGTGCCCGCGCTGCCCGGCCGCACGCTGGTGCTCGTCGACCGCTCGGGCTCGATGTTCTACTCGCGGCTGTCGGAGCGTTCGGAGCTCAACCGGGCCGACGCGGCGGCGGTCTTCGGCACGGCGCTCGCCCTGCGGGCGGCCGACGCGGACCTCGTCGAGTTCGGCACCACCAGCAAGGAGATCACGTTCCGTAAGGGGGAGTCCGTGTTGAAGATTCTGGAGCGCTTCGGGGACCTCGGGGGTACGGACACCACCGAGGCCGTGCGCCGGCACTACCGCGGGCACGACCGGGTGCTGCTCGTGACCGACGAGCAGTACGCCTTCAGCCGCCACGGCGGCCCGACCGACCAGGTCCCGGCGCATGTGCCGGTCTACACCTGGAACCTGACCGGATACCGGGCGGGCCACGGCCCGTCGGGCACGGCGAACCGGCACACCTTCGGCGGGCTCTCGGACGCGGCCTTCCGGATGGTGGCCCTGCTGGAGGCCGCCGACGACACGAAGTGGCCGTGGACGGCCTGAGTCCCGCGGCCGTGCGGCCCGCGCCTTCACCGAAGGCGCGGGCCGCTGTCCTTCTTCCCGGACCTTGTCGCACGGCGGACTGACATCTAACATTTCAGTTCATGGAGGCTGTGCCACGCACTCTGCTCAGGGACCGCGCCTACACGGCGATCCGTGACGCCATCGTGGCCGGGGCCATCGCGCCCGGCGCGGTGGTGCGCGACGCCGACCTCGCGCAGCGGCTCGGACTGTCCCGGGCGCCGGTGCGCGAGGCGTTCGCGCGGCTGGTCGACGAGGGGCTGCTGGAGAGCAAGCCGCAGAGCTACACCCGGGTCACCCCCGTCGTCGCCTCCGAGGTGCGCGACGCGGCGGCCGTGGTCGGCGCCATGCACGAGCTGGTCACCCGGATCGCGGTGCCCCGGCTGTTCGCGGCGGACGTCGAGGGGATGCGCGCCGCCAACGAACGCTTCGCCGCGGCGGTGCGCGCCGGAGACGTGGACGCGGCCCTGCGCGCCGACGACGAGTTGCACGACGTCCTCGTGCGCGCCGCCGGCAACCGCGCGGCCGCCGCGACCGTCGCCCGTTACACCCCCCTCATCCGGCGGTTGGAGCGACGCCGCTTCGGCGAGGGCGGCACCTGCCGCTCGGCCGGACTGCACGGACGGCTGATCCGGGCGTGCGCCGCCGGCGCCGTGGACGAGGCGGTCGAGGTGACGGCGGAGATCTGGCGCACCCTCGCGGACCTCGCCGACTCCGAGGGCGCCGCCGGAATCGACCACTGTGACGACACCGACACCGACACCGACACCGACACCGACGCCGGCGAGGACAGCACCGGCTGATCAAGCGACCCATGGCGCCGGCCGATGGCGCCGACCGACCCCGCGACCGGCCGCACCGACTCCCACGCGACCGATCGTGCCGACCCGTGGCGCCGACTGATCACACCGGTCGCGCAGACCGATGGCGCCGACCGACCCCCTGCTGACGGAGGCCCCGTGTCCCTCTCCTCGTACGAGCGCTACCCCCTCCTCTTCGGCCCCTCGCCCGTCCACCCGATGGAACGCCTCACCGCGCACCTCGGCGGAGCCGCCCTGTGGGCCAAGCGCGAGGACTGCAATTCCGGGATCGCGTACGGCGGCAACAAGACCCGCAAGCTGGAGTACCTGGTCGCCGACGCCCTC includes:
- a CDS encoding GntR family transcriptional regulator, giving the protein MEAVPRTLLRDRAYTAIRDAIVAGAIAPGAVVRDADLAQRLGLSRAPVREAFARLVDEGLLESKPQSYTRVTPVVASEVRDAAAVVGAMHELVTRIAVPRLFAADVEGMRAANERFAAAVRAGDVDAALRADDELHDVLVRAAGNRAAAATVARYTPLIRRLERRRFGEGGTCRSAGLHGRLIRACAAGAVDEAVEVTAEIWRTLADLADSEGAAGIDHCDDTDTDTDTDTDAGEDSTG